The genomic segment GATCGCGGGCCTGGAGCTGATCCCCGCGGTGACGGCGAACCCGGCCGCGACCCTGATCGCGACCGGGACCTCGTGCCGCCACCAGATCCGCGACCTCACCGGCCGCGTCGCGCTGCACCCGCTCGAGGTGCTGGCGGGACCCGAACCGCGCTGAGCGTCACGCGCCGGCTTCGTCGGCGTGGACCCCGGCGTGGTAGGTCGTGTACACGTAGACCGGGATCGGCAGGTCGCCGAGGTGCTGCTGGATCAGCGGCTTCACCTTCTCCCAGGTCATCCCGCCCACTCCCGTCGCGAGCTTCGGCAGCGCGACGCTCTTGATCTCGCCCTTCTCCAACTCGTGCCGGAGCCGGCGGAGGCAGTGGTTCACGGTGGCGTCGGTCGCGGGTCCGGCGTGCCCGGCGTGCCCGTGTTCGCTCTGCGTGAGCAGGTTGAAGACGCGCACGCCGCCGACCCCGGCCCACTCCCAGATCTCGCCCGGTTTCGGGTGGCACTGGTGGGCGTAGTGGCGAAAGTCCTTCGCCATCGCGGGCCACTTCTCGCGCAGCGCGAGCGCGAGACCGCGGTCGAAGTGGTCGCCGGGTGCGACGCCGTGGGCGATCGCCTGGGCCTTCGTGAGCGTGATGTCGCCGGCAACTTCGTGGATCATAGGGCGGCTCCGAGAAAGGACGCCCGGTGCGAAATCTCACCGGGCGTAGGCTTTGAGGGCCGGTAGCCGGAGCGGGGTTCGGAAATTGTGGACTTTTTTATCCTCTGATCCCGTCGCGGAGCGGGTCGGTCGGGTCCACGAGGAGCGTCGCTTCGGCCGTGATGTACGCCGTGCCGGTGATGCTCGGGACCACGACGCCCGGTTCGCCGGTCGGTTCGACGGTGCCCTCGAACACGCTGCCGGTCACGCTCTCCTGCCGCCACACTTCGCCGGGCGCGAGCTTGCCATCGGCGAACAGGCACGCGAGCTTCGCGCTGGTCCCGGTGCCGCAGGGCGAGCGGTCGTACGCCTTACCGGGACACAGCACGAAGTTCCGCGAGTGGTTCGCCGCGTCGGCCGGCGGGCCGAACAGCTCGACGTGATCGACCGGCTCGGGGAACGCCGCGTTCACCGCCTGGCGGATGCGCCACGCCACGTCGGTGAGGCGGTCCACGTTCCCCACGCGGATCTCCTCGGGGTGCTCCTTCACGAGGAAGAACCAGTTGCCGCCCCAGGCGATGTCGCCGGTCACGGGGCCGAGGCCCGGCACGTTCACCGTCACGTGCGCGTGCCGGCGGTAGCTCGGGACGTTGCGGACGGTGACGCGGTGCCCGTCGTGGAGCGCGACCGAGACCGGGCCGACGGTCGTCTCGAGGCGGTGCTCGCCCGGCCGGATGCGGCCCAGGTGCGCGAGCGTGACGGCCAGGCCGATGGTGCCGTGCCCGCACATGCCGAGGACGCCGACGTTGTTGAAGAAGATGACGCCGGCGGCGCTCGCCGGGTCGTGCGGCTCGCACAGGAGCGCGCCGACCAGCACGTCCGAGCCGCGGGGCTCGTTCACCACGCACGACCGGAACGTGTCGAACCGCTGCCGGAGCGCCTCCGCCCGCTCGGCCATCGGCCCGGTGCCGAGGAACGGGCCGCCCGTGACGACCACCCGCGTCGGTTCCCCGCCGGTGTGCGAATCGATGACGTGAATCTGCTGCATGGAAACACTCCGGCATTCACCACAAAGGCACAGAGGGCGCGCAAGGGGGCACAAAGAGCAGAGCCATTCGGGCTTGTCTTCTTTGGGTCCCCGTGTGCGATCTCTGTGCCTTTGTGGTAAGGGTTCTATTTCTTGGGGCGCGTGGCGATGGCGGAGCGGATGAGCTTGAGAACGTGCTCGCGCTCGGCGCCGACGAGCGGCAGCCGCGGCGGGCGGCACAGCTCGGTGCCGTACCCGCACTCGGCCGCCGCCAGCTTGATGTACTGCACCAGTTTGGGGTGCGTGTCGAGGTGCAGGAGCGGCGTGTACCAGCGGTACACGTCGAGGGCCTCCTTCCACTTCCCGGCCTGAGCCAGGTCCCACAGCAGCCGGTTCTCGGCGGGGAACGCGTTCACCAGCCCGCTCACCCAGCCGACCGCGCCGAGGATCATGCACTCCACCACGAGGTCGTCCACGCCCGCGAAGATCACGTAGCGGTCCTTCGTGAGGTTGATGATGTCCGTGACGCGGCGGGGGTTGTCGCTCGACTCCTTGATGCACGCGAACTTCGGCTCGTCGGCCAGCTCGACGAACATTTCCGGCGTGATGTCGGTCTTGTACGCCGGCGGGTTGTTGTAGACCATGATCGGCAGGGCGCTGGCCTTCGCTACGGCGCGGAAGTGCGCGACCGTTTCGCGGTCGTCGCCCTTGTACACCATCGGCGGCAGCACCATGAGGCCGTCGGCGCCGAGCGCCGCGGCGTCCGCGGCCCACCGGCACGCGCCGGCCGTGGTGTACTCCGCGACGCCCGTCAGCACCGGCACCCGCTTGCGGACGTGGGCGACGGTGGCCTTCAGCAGCTCCTTCTTCTCGGCCGGTTCAAGGGCGGTGTTCTCGCCCACGCTGCCCATCATCACCAGCCCGTGGACGCCGGCCGCGAGCAGCGCGTCGGTGTGCGCCAGCGTGCCGGCGACGTTCAACGAATAGTCGTCGTGGAACTGAGTGCACACCGCCGGAAAAACGCCGCTCCAGTTCACTCGCATGGGCACTCCAGATAGCAACTTCGGATCAGGGCCATCGGTCCGCTGTGACGATTATGATACGTTTTGCAACGCGAACGGGGCGGGGCTTCTGGTTGGGTCAATCACACATCAATCTGCGATCCCCAGTTGGCTGCGCGTGCGCAAGCGCGTTGCGGAACGTCGTTCTCATCGGTGACAGCGGCGGGAACCAGAAGGGGATGAAGGCGGTCGCGGCGGACCTGAGCAAGAAATGGGCGAGCAGCGAGACACGGGTTCACTTCATCCCCGAATACTACGGCCACGAATCCGCCGACAAGTGGCTCGCGGGCAGGGCATCCAGGACATCGACGAGGGGGGCCCGCAATAGTATCGCGGTGAGCGCGACGCAGGCCCCGGAGGAGAGGCCCGCCGCGTGGGGGAAGAAGATCATCGGGTTCCGCCCGGAGGCGACTGCGAAAGCGACCCGAAAGGCCGCGGAGCAGTTCCGTCCCGTCGCGGAGCGGGACGGTTAGAGGGGACCGCGGTGCCGGAGCTGCGGGCTCACGCCGCCCGCGTGGCGGGACGGGCCGGCGCTCACCCGCCCAGCCCTTCGAACAACGGCGTGGACAGATACCGCTCGCCCAGGCTGCACATGACCGTGACGATCCGCTTCCCGCGGAACTCCGGACGGGCGGCGACCTTCGCGGCGGCGCACATGTTGGCCCCGCTGCTGATGCCGACCATTAGCCCCTCCTCTTTGGCCAGCCGGCGCGCCCACTCGAACGCCTCGTCGTTCGTCACCGTTATGACCTCGTCGAGCAGCGACGTGTCCAGGTTCTTCGGGACGAACCCGGCACCGATGCCCTGGATCTTGTGCGGGCCGGGGGCGCCGCCGCCGATGACCGGGGAGTGAACCGGCTCGACCGCGATCGCCCGGAAGTTCGGGTTGTGCCGGCGGATGAACCGCGTCACGCCGGTGATGGTGCCGCCGGTGCCGACACCGGCGACGATCGCGTCGATGGCGTGCCCGCTGTCGTCCCAGATCTCGGGCCCGGTGGTCGCTTCGTGAACGGCCGGGTTGGCCGGGTTCTCGAACTGCTGCGGCATCCACGCGCCCGGCGTCCGGGCGACCAGTTCGCCCGCCCTCGCGATCGCCCCGCGCATCCCCTCGGCCGCCGGTGTGAGGACCAGATTCGCGCCCAGCGCCCGGAGCAGCGCCCGGCGCTCCACCGACATCGACTCCGGCATCGTGAGCGTCAGCTTGTACCCCTTGGCCGCGCACACGAACGCCAGCGCGATGCCGGTGTTGCCGCTCGTCGGCTCGACGATGTGGGTCTCGGCGGTCACCCGGCCGGCGCGCTCGCCCGCCTCGATCATCGCCACCCCGATGCGGTCCTTGACGCTGTTGAGCGGCTGGAAGAACTCGCACTTCGCGAACACGGTCGCGTGGTCGGCCGGCACCAGCCGGTTGATGCGCACCATCGGCGTGTCGCCGGTGGTCGCGTTCACGCTGTCGAACGTTTTCCCGCGCGGCATTGCTGGGCTCCCGTCGGCTCAGATCCCGTCCCCGCCGACCAGTTCCAAACGGAACACCTCGCGGTCCGCGACCGGGTCCGTCCGGGCCACTTGGGCGAGCGTGGCGTTGTCCATGTGCGCGGCGGTCACGTTGCGGATGTCGAGGAGCACGCGGCGGAACCGGCACGTCGCGGCCTGGCTGCACGGTTCGTTGTGCGAGATGGACACGCACCCGACCGGCGCGAGGACGCCGTCGAAGTGGCGGACGACCTGGCCGAGTGTGATCCGCTCCGGCGGCCGGGCGAGCACGTACCCGCCGGCCCGTCCGGGCGAGCTCTCGACCCACCCTTGCGACTTCAGGTCGAGCATGATGTGTTCGAGGAACTTCTTGGGCACGTCGTTCATCTTCGCCAACTCGTTCATCGAGATCGGACCTCGCCCCCAGCGGTCCACGAGGGTCATCAGGACGCGAAGGGCGTAATCCGTCTTGCGCGAGAGCCTCATCGCGTGTCCGCCTCGGTTGCGGGGAGTCGTGAACCGTACCCGGATGAAGCCGTCCGAATGTCGACTATTCGGGTCGATATTAGGCAACGCATCCGTGCGGCGTCAAAGGCCGGAAGCCCACTTAGTCAAGTCGGGAGGGTGCTGGCCGGATGGATGGTCGTGAGGTGCCGTTGAAACGAACAACCCCACCGAATTCGGCGGGGTTGTGAGAGTTCGCGGTCGCCGGCAGGGGGCGGCACCGCGCGTGGGAGTCGGTGCGTTCGCTCAGCACATGCAGCAGCAGACCGGGGTGCCGCCCATCATCATGCAGCAGGTGCAGCCGGCCTTCATGCAGCCCATGATGCAGTCGCAGCACGCCTGGATCATGTCGCCGCACATCTTGTCGCCGCTCGTGCAGGTGACGCAGCACCCGGTGGCGGTCATCTCGCACTTGCACATGCCCATCGTCATGTTGCAGCAGCACACCATCATGCCGTTCATCGTGCAGCACATGCTGCACATCCCCCCGGCCATCATGCCGCACAGGTTCTGCATCATGGTGCACGCCGCCGGGTCGTCGCACGAGCACGTGATCTTCATCCCGCCGGCGCACTTCTCCACCTTCATCGTGCAGCGCGGCACCATCACCATGTTCGGGGCCATGCCGGTCGGCATCCCCATCCCGCTGGTACCGGTCGAGGCGGCGGAGGCCATCGGGCTCATCATCGCGGTCATCATGGTCGTCTCCCGGAAGAGGACATCGTGCAACAGCACGCGGGTTGATTGGGACTTCAAGGGAGATCATAAACTCGCTCGCACGCGATGCAATTGCGACAACTTTGGTCGGTGTTCCCGATTTCTTCCCCCGTTTACGGACGGGCGCTCCGCGCCGTACTCCCAGACCCGACGCCCCACACGCCGCAAGTGGCGATGAGTCAATGCATTCTGTCACACCCATTCGTGGGTGGCCCGCCGTCAAAGAACGATCGGGGGCGTTGATTCGCGATCTCGGATTTTCCCAGTTTCAAAAGCGAAGACGCCCTTTGAGTGCCGGCCCTTACTTGGCGAACACGCCGTCGCGAATCACCCACACGACTGGCAGCGGGAGTCGGGTGTTTCTGGTTCGTGGCGCTCTCCCGTCGCTGACCCGAGGTCGCACGCCACCGTCGAGCGGGAGAATCGCCTCGTGCAATGAGGCGAAATATCACTTGGGTGATGATACTTGACGCGCATTGCCCCGTGCCTACTTCGGCTCGGACGCTACCCCGCTCTGCACAAACCCACTCCGTCAGGTCGAAGCGGGAGCCACTTTCACGCACAGGGCGTCGTCGCAAAGCATTTGTATGTTTGTACTTATCCGAAACGTAACGATGAATTAGCAAGCCGCAAGATGACGCAGTATCGCACTCGTTCTGCGGGGAAGCCGCGTTCATCATTGCAATACATCATCTGGCATATCATCTTAGTGCGATAGAGATAGACGTTGCCGGCTCCTCCAATGTCGTCGCCACTCGGATTCGCGTCCGCAGGAGGTGTTGGCGAGGCAAGGGCCAAGGTGATTGCCCCGGCTCGCACAGGACAAGACATCGGGAGCGGCCGTGATCCAGATCATCTGGCAGGATCAGCGACTCGACGTGCGTCGGTTGGTGTTCCGGCGCGGTCACGAGTCCGCTTTCGACGCGACCGTGGGCCGGCTGGCGGGCTAGTTCCGCCCGACGCCCGCACCGACCCCACCGGGTGACTTCTGGATCGGGTGCCACGCCCGCGTAGGGTGGGGCGCCGCCGGCCCCGATCGCATCGGGTGGGCCAGTTCCGTCGAGGTGCCGCTCGCGCTCGGCGTGCTGCGCTACGCCGTTGCGCGGTACGTCGAGAGCACCGGGCCGAGCCGCAACGTCCCGTACCCGCACGCGTGGAGGTACCGCGACGACGTCATCGACGCGGTGAACTACGACGTGCCGTACGACCGCTTCGTCCGCGAACAGATCGCCGGGGGCCTGCTCCCGGCCTACCCGACCGCAGAGCGCGACCGCCTGCTGACCGCGACCGGGTTCCTCGCGCGGGGCGTGAAGGACGTGAACCAGCGGTTCAAGGTCCGCTTCGTCATGGACAACGTGGACGAGCAGATCGACGCCGGGACGCGCTGGGTGTTCGGCCTCACGGTCAGTTGCGCGGTGTCACGACCACAAGTTTGACCCGGTTCCGACCACCGACAACGCGGCCAGCGTGCGGAACCTGATGGGCGGCGGCGGACTCGCGTACGACGGACACGCGGGCGCGTTCGCCCGGCAGTGCGTGATGGCCCGCCGACTGAGTGAAGCGGGTGTTCGGTTCGTGGAGATCTGCCAGCCGGGCTGGGACCACCACTCGAACCTGCACAAGGGTCTCATCGATCGCTGCGGCTCGGTCGACCAACCGGTCGCGGCACTGCTCGCGGACCTGGAGGGCCGCGGCACGCTGGCCGACACGCTCGTGCTGTTCGGGAGCGAGTTCGGCCGCCTGCCGACCGCCCAGGGGCCGGACGGGCGCGACCACAACATCACCGGGTACCCGATGTTCCTGACCGGTGCCGGCGTGAAGAAGGGCTTCAGCTACGGCGCGACTGACGAGTACGGCATCAAAGCCGTGGACGGGCGGATGCACGCCACCGACCTGCACGCGACGCTCCTCGCACGCATGGGCCTGGACCACGAGAAGTTGACGTACAAGTACGCCGGGCGCGACTTCCGCCTGACCGACGTGAAGGGCGCCGTCGCCAAAGAGATCCTCGCCTGATCGGAAGGCCCCAATAATTCGAGTCGCGGAGGTCGCACCGGCCGGATCGGGGCGTCCCGAACCGGCCGGCCTTCTTACGGGTCGCGCCCGAGCCATCGTCGGCGGCCACGTCCTTGTCCGCGCCCCCGGTGGCGGCGTCTCATTTCTCGGAGGGAGATGATCCGGTCCGGGGGCGAGTGGAGGCTGTCAACCGCATTCCAAACCGCGGGCCGGACACCGGCTCCAAATGGGGGCTCCACCGAAGTGGGCCGGTTCCATTTGGAGCCGGTGTCTGGCTCTGCCGGCCCGGCGCTCATTCCGCCATCGGCTCTCGTCACACCGACCCGAGCGCCGCGCTCACTTGCCCTTGCGCAGCGCGCGGCCGGGCACCGCGTCGGTGTGCTTGCCCCGGTCCAGTACCACCTGCCCGTTCACGATGACGTATTCGATTCCGTCGTTGTACGCGAACGGCGCCGTGTACGTCGATTTGTCGATCACCGTCGCCGGGTCGAAGACCAGCACGTCGGCGAACGCGCCGGCGCGCACCGTGCCGCGGTCCCGGAGGCCGACCTTTGCGGCGTTCAGGGACGTGATCTTGCGAACCGCGTCTTCGAGTTTCAGCACCCCGCGCTCGCGGACGTACACGCCCAGCACGCGCGGGAACGTGCCGAAGTTGCGCGGGTGCGGGTTGCCGCGCTTCAGCGGCCCCTCGGTGGCATACGCGGACCCGTCCGACCCGATCGAGCACCACGGCTGCTGCATCGCCAGGTTCATGTCCTTCTCGTCGTGGTGCGCGAACACCGTCGGCACCGAGCCGCCCTCCTCGACGAGCACGTCGAACAGCACGTCGAGCGGGTCGGGCGGCGGCGTCCGGCCCTTCGACTTCGCGGCGATGACGCGGTCCATCGTCAGCCCCTCGTAGCCGCCCCGGCCGCTCACCAGCATCCGCGACCAGTCGCCGCCGACCGCGGTGTAATGGTTGTACCAGCCGTCGATCCCCTTCGTGATGTCGCCCTTCAGCCGCGCGCGGTCCTTGGGGTCCTTGAGGCGCGCGAGCATCTTGCCGGTGCCGCCCTCGTGCGCCCAGGGCGGGATGATGCTCGACAGGTTGTTGTTGCCGCGCGTGTACGGGTACACGTTGGCCTGCACGTCCACGCCGCGGGCGCGGGCCGCGTCGATGAGGGCGACCACGTCCTTCATCTGGCCCCACAGCTTCTCGTCGGCGATCTTCAGGTGGATGATGTCCACCGGCACGCCGGCCCGCTCCCCGACCGCGATCGCCTCTTTGATCGCGGCGAACACGTCCAGCCCCTCGCTCCGGACGTGCGACGCGTACAGGCCGCCGTGCCTCTTCACCACCGTACACAGTTCGACCAGATCGTCCGTTGTGGCGAGCGCCCCCGGCGGCATCATCATGTACGTCGAAAGGCCGAGCGCGCCCTCCCTCATGGCCTCGTCGATCAGGCCCTTCATCTCGTCGAACTGTTTGGCGGTGGGGCGGGCGAACGACTTGCCCATCACGCACTCCCAGACGTTGTCGAGACCGACGTAACTGGCGACGTTCACGCTCGCGCCGGCCGCGTCGATGGCGTCGAAGTAGCCGCCGAGCGTGGTCCAGGTGTATTCCTTGCCACGTGCGGTCACCTTCCGCGCGCCGAGCTGCCCCTTCCGCGGCCCGGCGGACGGACCTTCGCCGAGGACCTCGGTCGTCACGCCCTGGCGGATCTTGCTCTGGGCGTGGCCGTCTTCGAGGAGCAGGTCGTCGGAGTGCGAGTGGATGTCGATCACGCCCGGCGCGACGATCACCCCCTTCGCGTCGATCGTGCGCTTCACCTTTCCGTCCGGAACGCGGCCGATAGCAACGATCCGATCGCCCGAGATCGCGACGTCGCCGCGGAACCACGGGTTGCCGGTTCCGTCCACGATTCGGCCGTTGCGGACGACGAGGTCGTATTCCGGGACCGGGTCGGCGGCTGGAACCGGGAGAACCATTAGCCCGAAGACGAGCGCGCCGGGCGCGAGGAGGGAGAGGAATTTCACGGCGGCCTCACGAGAAGCGGGAGAACGGCGGGATGACGAGATAGGATAGCAAACCGACGGGGGTGATGTTGTCCGTTTCCGGTCCGCGAGGGGATGGCCGAAAAAGAGGGGGATCGCCTTCGTCGGTCGCGGAGGCCCGACGGCGGATGCGACACGCGGTTCTCGCTGGCGCCGATCCGCAGGGCCGTTGTTGCGGTGCCGGGAGGGCATTTTCCCGACACGGCCAGATTCAGCGCTCGACGGCGGCCACGTCCATCACCGGGCCGGCGGCTTCGGCGTGCTGGAGCACCTTCTTCGCCTCCTCGTCCTTGAGCAACTTGATGGTCGCCAGCGACTGCCCGACGCCCCAGCGGTAGTACTTCAGCGCGGGGGGGCCGACGATCATGTTGCCCCCGAGTGCGGCCATCGGGTTCGCGTGCGGCTTGCCCGCGGGCCGGCCGCCCCTCGTGTCCTTCGGGGGCGCTTGCATGTCGGCCACGATGAGCCCATCGGTGTCCACGGCGATCACCTTGAAGGTGCGGTGCGTCGCACAACCCGGAGCGGAGATGACCATGACCCCGGGCGCGAGCCCCTTGGAGTCCGCCGTCGCCTGCCAGCCCCTCCGGGGGATGAAGATCTCCTCCTTCGCCACCTTGATGCCGCTCCGGCTCGCGTCGATCTGGTACCGCATCCGGTTCGCGTTGTCGAGGATCCGCGCCCACGCCTTGCCGTCGTCGGACCGCGTGACGCCGATGAGTACGACGAACGCCGAGATGTCTTCGCCCGTCGGCGCCTTGGGCTCGGCCACCGAAACCTTGAACGATTTCTTGGACTCTTTGCCGTCGGTCGAGGTGGCGATGACGGTGATCGTCGATGTGCCCTCGTAAGCGGACGTTTCGGGCAGCTCGATGGCGCGCGTCGCGGGGTCCACCTTGAGGGCGCCCTCGGCGAACAGGTCACCAGCGGCGAGGGCAACGACCGTCGCACCGGTCGATCCCTCGCCGCTGACCGACACCTTCACGGGGTCCGGCCGCTCGTTCGGCCGCACCTTCACGTCGCTGATCCGCGCCACCTCGAACGGCGCGGGCGGCACGACCGGGAGCGGGCCGTTGAACGGGTCCTTGCGGACGATCAGGCTGTAGTCACGCGGGTTGGGCGACAGGACCGGAACCGTCACGACCGGCGTGACGCCGAGCCCGAATTCGAGCCCCTTGGCGTCGTGCCCCTTGTAGTTACTCATGCCATTGAAAATGGCGGCCCCGCCCGCCGCGGCGAACGCCGTGGGGATCGGCACGAGGGTGCGGCGGTTCTCCGCACCGTCGATGAGAATGGCCTCCGTGGTCAGGGTGACCGTCAGATCGTTCCGCTTGCCCGCGTTCTTCCCGATCGGGTCCTCCTCCTTCTTGATGTGAAGTGAGGTGATCTGCTGGAGCAACCCGAGCCGGTAGTACCCCTCAAGAAACTCCTTAATCATCGCCATGTCGGCGTGCTTGAACGTCACGTCGTAAGCGATGCGGGTGTAGACCGGCTTGCCCTTGGAAACCTCGGGGACGTTGCGTGAGGCGCCGTCCGCGTTCTTGGGGAGGACCGAGTAGGGCTTGGGCACGCCCGCGGCCTCGGCCAGTTGCCCCAGGGCCATCGGGTACGCCCGCCGGGCCAGCTCTTCATTGGCCGGGAGGCTGCGGACGCGGGCCGATTGCAGTTGCTTCTCTTTCTTGGTCTGAACCGCGAGCTGGTCGTTGAGTTCGGCGATCTCCTTCGTCAGCTTCTCCTCGGCGGCTTGCTGCTGTTGCAGGGGCTGCCAGACGAACATGTAGCCGCCGGCGCCACCAACGGTCAGGGCGATGGCGCCGAGGAGGACGATGGCCAGTGTTTGCTCGCGGGAAGTCATCGGTGCGAAACCTGCTCGCGGTGGATCGGGTCGGGGAACAGTTGGTCTGACATCCGCACGCTACAGACTTCAACGATCACAGCCCCGGCACGGACGGGGGCGGCCCCTGGTCCAGGGGCTTTTCGACCGCCGCAATGGACCCCCCGGCCGACCCGCCCGTGCGCCGGACGGGGACGAACGGCGGGGACGGCGCGTACAGACCAGGGGCGCGCTGGTTCACCTTCGTGACAAACGTCCACCCCTGGCTGTGTTTGCTGTTGCCGGGCGGCGGGGGGGCGGTCGTCAGCGTGGTGCCGACGTAGTACGGGTTCGAACCGACGTTGGCCCGGCCGAACGTGGACGCGAGGGTGTTGGCCGCCCCCGTGTTAACGGCCGCCAGTTTCAACTCCAACCGCGCCTGCGCGTCCTGCTTGCCGTTCTTGTCGGGCCGGA from the Frigoriglobus tundricola genome contains:
- a CDS encoding macro domain-containing protein, which translates into the protein MIHEVAGDITLTKAQAIAHGVAPGDHFDRGLALALREKWPAMAKDFRHYAHQCHPKPGEIWEWAGVGGVRVFNLLTQSEHGHAGHAGPATDATVNHCLRRLRHELEKGEIKSVALPKLATGVGGMTWEKVKPLIQQHLGDLPIPVYVYTTYHAGVHADEAGA
- a CDS encoding proline racemase family protein, with amino-acid sequence MQQIHVIDSHTGGEPTRVVVTGGPFLGTGPMAERAEALRQRFDTFRSCVVNEPRGSDVLVGALLCEPHDPASAAGVIFFNNVGVLGMCGHGTIGLAVTLAHLGRIRPGEHRLETTVGPVSVALHDGHRVTVRNVPSYRRHAHVTVNVPGLGPVTGDIAWGGNWFFLVKEHPEEIRVGNVDRLTDVAWRIRQAVNAAFPEPVDHVELFGPPADAANHSRNFVLCPGKAYDRSPCGTGTSAKLACLFADGKLAPGEVWRQESVTGSVFEGTVEPTGEPGVVVPSITGTAYITAEATLLVDPTDPLRDGIRG
- a CDS encoding dihydrodipicolinate synthase family protein; this encodes MRVNWSGVFPAVCTQFHDDYSLNVAGTLAHTDALLAAGVHGLVMMGSVGENTALEPAEKKELLKATVAHVRKRVPVLTGVAEYTTAGACRWAADAAALGADGLMVLPPMVYKGDDRETVAHFRAVAKASALPIMVYNNPPAYKTDITPEMFVELADEPKFACIKESSDNPRRVTDIINLTKDRYVIFAGVDDLVVECMILGAVGWVSGLVNAFPAENRLLWDLAQAGKWKEALDVYRWYTPLLHLDTHPKLVQYIKLAAAECGYGTELCRPPRLPLVGAEREHVLKLIRSAIATRPKK
- the cysK gene encoding cysteine synthase A, which gives rise to MPRGKTFDSVNATTGDTPMVRINRLVPADHATVFAKCEFFQPLNSVKDRIGVAMIEAGERAGRVTAETHIVEPTSGNTGIALAFVCAAKGYKLTLTMPESMSVERRALLRALGANLVLTPAAEGMRGAIARAGELVARTPGAWMPQQFENPANPAVHEATTGPEIWDDSGHAIDAIVAGVGTGGTITGVTRFIRRHNPNFRAIAVEPVHSPVIGGGAPGPHKIQGIGAGFVPKNLDTSLLDEVITVTNDEAFEWARRLAKEEGLMVGISSGANMCAAAKVAARPEFRGKRIVTVMCSLGERYLSTPLFEGLGG
- a CDS encoding RrF2 family transcriptional regulator; its protein translation is MRLSRKTDYALRVLMTLVDRWGRGPISMNELAKMNDVPKKFLEHIMLDLKSQGWVESSPGRAGGYVLARPPERITLGQVVRHFDGVLAPVGCVSISHNEPCSQAATCRFRRVLLDIRNVTAAHMDNATLAQVARTDPVADREVFRLELVGGDGI
- a CDS encoding N-acyl-D-amino-acid deacylase family protein: MKFLSLLAPGALVFGLMVLPVPAADPVPEYDLVVRNGRIVDGTGNPWFRGDVAISGDRIVAIGRVPDGKVKRTIDAKGVIVAPGVIDIHSHSDDLLLEDGHAQSKIRQGVTTEVLGEGPSAGPRKGQLGARKVTARGKEYTWTTLGGYFDAIDAAGASVNVASYVGLDNVWECVMGKSFARPTAKQFDEMKGLIDEAMREGALGLSTYMMMPPGALATTDDLVELCTVVKRHGGLYASHVRSEGLDVFAAIKEAIAVGERAGVPVDIIHLKIADEKLWGQMKDVVALIDAARARGVDVQANVYPYTRGNNNLSSIIPPWAHEGGTGKMLARLKDPKDRARLKGDITKGIDGWYNHYTAVGGDWSRMLVSGRGGYEGLTMDRVIAAKSKGRTPPPDPLDVLFDVLVEEGGSVPTVFAHHDEKDMNLAMQQPWCSIGSDGSAYATEGPLKRGNPHPRNFGTFPRVLGVYVRERGVLKLEDAVRKITSLNAAKVGLRDRGTVRAGAFADVLVFDPATVIDKSTYTAPFAYNDGIEYVIVNGQVVLDRGKHTDAVPGRALRKGK